A genomic stretch from Natronomonas gomsonensis includes:
- a CDS encoding molybdate ABC transporter permease subunit has protein sequence MFPMMSRTEDAVKRFDWLSVAFLLGAALLCYYLLPLLSLVVSQPPGIVIQRLTTPDVVSAATTSTTASFTSTALATLFGLPLAYWLARTDSGIQTLVTALVVLPLVLPPIVSGMVLLTVVGPNTLLGELAAANGVPLTRSIVGVVLAQTFVASPFVVITAKAAFESVDRQLEHASRSLGKSRLTTVRQVTLPIAWPGILAGVTLAFARAIGEFGATIMLAYYPRTMPVQIWVSFTTLGLDNAFPIAVILVGIAVATLVVLHVLGTNPLE, from the coding sequence ATGTTCCCCATGATGTCACGGACTGAAGACGCCGTCAAGCGATTCGACTGGCTGTCAGTAGCGTTCCTACTCGGCGCGGCCTTGCTGTGTTACTATTTATTGCCACTGCTTTCGCTCGTTGTCAGTCAACCACCTGGAATCGTTATTCAGCGGCTCACGACCCCAGACGTAGTTTCTGCTGCGACCACGTCAACAACGGCATCATTCACGAGTACGGCCCTCGCGACGCTGTTCGGACTTCCCCTCGCATACTGGTTGGCTCGTACCGATAGTGGCATCCAGACGCTCGTCACTGCGCTCGTCGTGTTGCCGCTCGTCCTTCCGCCGATTGTTAGCGGGATGGTGTTGCTCACGGTTGTCGGGCCAAATACGCTTCTCGGTGAGCTGGCGGCCGCTAACGGAGTTCCGCTAACCAGATCGATCGTCGGGGTGGTCCTTGCGCAGACGTTCGTTGCCTCACCCTTCGTCGTTATTACGGCGAAGGCAGCTTTCGAGAGCGTCGACCGCCAATTGGAGCACGCTTCACGCTCCCTCGGAAAGAGTCGATTGACGACCGTCCGACAGGTGACACTCCCTATCGCATGGCCCGGTATTCTCGCCGGGGTCACACTCGCGTTCGCCCGTGCTATCGGTGAGTTTGGCGCGACGATCATGCTCGCATATTATCCCCGAACGATGCCAGTCCAGATATGGGTATCATTCACGACGCTCGGACTAGACAATGCCTTTCCCATTGCTGTTATTCTCGTTGGGATTGCAGTGGCAACCCTCGTCGTTCTCCACGTACTGGGAACGAACCCTTTGGAGTGA
- a CDS encoding ABC transporter ATP-binding protein gives MLELTSLTKMYDGFEFGPVDLSVETEVLSVLGPSGSGKTTLLSMIAGIVDPDSGTISLNGRSLEDTPIEERRAGLVFQEGALFPHMTARENIQYAATDSGRVDTLASLLEISDILNQRPATLSGGERQRIALARTLAADPDVLLLDEPLSSLDAPIRRRLRRDLADLLASLDVPVVYVTHDQRTATAVGDRLAVFHNGSVEQVGPPSTVLNRPATRFVARFTGTENILEASVVDRDASVTTIEIGDIHLRASATELTHTEVTACIHPSRVQLAMTAPDDAPSRGNTISGMVTDWLNVGTQYRLSIYIDGFSDQIMVTAQPSVFEQFEMESGHNLQVTIPPEAIHLI, from the coding sequence ATGCTTGAATTAACTTCCCTCACGAAGATGTACGATGGCTTCGAGTTCGGTCCGGTTGACCTCTCTGTCGAGACCGAAGTACTCTCAGTGCTCGGCCCATCCGGAAGTGGCAAGACAACACTACTTTCGATGATTGCGGGGATTGTTGATCCCGATTCGGGAACTATTTCTCTGAACGGTCGGTCTCTCGAAGACACGCCTATCGAGGAGCGCCGGGCTGGGCTTGTTTTTCAGGAGGGGGCATTGTTCCCCCATATGACTGCAAGGGAAAATATTCAGTACGCAGCGACCGACTCGGGTCGTGTCGACACTCTCGCCTCGCTACTGGAGATCAGCGACATACTGAATCAGCGGCCGGCAACGCTTTCAGGCGGTGAGCGGCAGCGAATTGCTCTCGCTCGTACGCTAGCGGCAGACCCGGATGTACTGCTCCTTGATGAGCCACTGTCGAGTCTCGACGCGCCGATTCGGCGTCGGTTGCGCCGTGATCTCGCTGATTTACTCGCGTCGCTTGATGTTCCCGTCGTCTACGTCACACACGACCAACGAACGGCAACAGCGGTCGGTGACCGCCTCGCCGTCTTTCATAATGGATCGGTTGAGCAGGTTGGGCCGCCGTCAACTGTGCTTAACCGTCCTGCTACCCGATTCGTCGCACGATTCACCGGCACAGAAAACATCCTCGAAGCATCGGTTGTTGACCGAGATGCAAGCGTAACAACGATCGAAATCGGAGACATCCATCTTCGAGCATCTGCGACAGAACTCACCCATACTGAGGTCACGGCATGTATCCATCCCTCGCGTGTACAGTTGGCTATGACTGCCCCAGATGACGCGCCGAGTCGTGGGAACACTATCTCTGGGATGGTCACCGATTGGTTGAACGTGGGTACACAGTATCGTCTTTCAATATATATCGATGGCTTTTCAGACCAAATCATGGTCACTGCACAGCCGTCTGTTTTTGAGCAATTTGAGATGGAATCTGGGCACAACCTGCAGGTCACTATTCCGCCAGAAGCGATTCATTTGATATAA